The DNA segment CCCAGGGTGCTGCTCCTGGACGAGCCGCTGGGAGCGCTCGACCTGAAGCTGCGCGAGCAGATGCAGGTCGAGCTGAAGGGAATTCAGAACGAGGTCCGGATCACCTTCATCTACGTGACCCACGACCAGGACGAAGCCTTGACCATGAGCGACCGGATCGCAGTTTTCAACAAGGGGCGCATCGAGCAGGTGGGAGTGCCGGCCGAGATCTACGAGCGGCCGGCGACCCGGTTCGTGACCGGCTTCGTGGGGGTCTCCAACCTGCTCGAGCGGGACGGCAGGCGGTTCACGGTGAGGCCCGAGAAGATCAGGCTGCTCGAATCGACTGAGAAGGTGGACGGACTCCACACCGAGCGCGGCGTGATCCGGGACGTGGCCTACGCGGGAATGATCACCCGCTACCTGGTTCAGCTCGATGAGGGCGGGGAGCTTCAGGTCGTCCGCCAGAACCTCGAGACCTCCTCCGCGGAGGCGCTCGGGCAGCGCGGTCGGCAGGTAACGGTCGGATGGCGACCCGAGCAAGCGGTGGCCGTCCAGGATGAGAAACGAAGAGAGGAGTTCCAGTGAGAGAAGGGCTCGACCGCCATCCAGCAAGGGTGGCTTGGCTGATCGCCGCCGGCCTGATCATGGCCATGGTGGGCGTCGGCTGCGGAGACGATGACAACGGAGGCGGTGGCGAGGAGCTTCAGAGCGTCGGCAAGGGCGAGGGCAAGCTGGCCCTGCTCGCCTGGGTGGGGTACGTCGAAGATGGCTCCACGTCCTCGAAGGTCGACTGGGTGACGCCGTTCGAGAAACAAACAGGCTGCCAGACGAGCGTCAAGGTCTTCAATACCTCGGACGAGGCCGTGCAGCTGATGCGGACCGGTCAGTACGACGGCGTCTCGGCTTCCGGCAACGGATCGGCGCGCCTCGTGGATGGCGGCGACGTCGACCCCGTCAACGTCGACCTTGTCCCGAACTACGAGACGGTGTTCGATGACCTCAAGGATCAGCCCTACAACACCTTCGACGGGACCCACTACGGGATCCCGCACGGGCGTGGGGCCAACCTGCTGGTCTGGAACACCGACGACGTCACGCCGGGGCCGAAGTCCTGGGACGTCATCCTCGATCCCAACAAGGCCGCGAATTACAAGGGCCAGATCAGCGTCTACGACGATCCGATCTACATCGCCGACGCGGCCGTGTACCTGAAGGCGCACCAGCCCGACCTCGGAATCGAGAACCCGTACGAGCTCAACGAGGAGCAGTTCAACGCCGCGGTGGACCTGCTCAAGCAGCAGCATCCGAACGTTGGCGAGTATTGGACCAACGCGCTGAAGCAGATCACGTCCTACACGAACGGTGACGTCGTGGTGGGCACCTCGTGGCAGTACCAGTACTTCACGTTGCTGGCTGACGGCCAGCCGGTTGCCGCCAGCCCCGCCTCACAGGGGTTCGTCCCGGATGAGGGTGCGACCGGGTGGTCTGACACCTGGATGATCAGCTCCCAGGCCGAGCACCCGAATTGCATGTACAAGTGGATGGACTGGGTGATCTCGCCCCAGGTCAACGCGGAGATCGCGCAGTGGTTCGGCGAGGCTCCGGCGCAGAGCAAGTCGTGCGAGACCTCGACGCTCACCGCCGCTGCGAAGAACATCGGGTTGGCGCCAGACCCGAAGTTCTGCGACAACTACCACGCGGCAGACCCCGCGTTCTGGGAGCGCGTCTACTACTGGAACACGCCGGTGAGCGATTGCGCGACGGTCGACCAGAAGGCGCATTCGGACCAGGCCGGCAGCGGTGACGACTGCAAGGACTACAACGATTGGCTCCAGGCCTGGACCCAGATCAAGGGGTGATGGACGAATCCAAATGACGCAGTTCAGCCGTGGAGGCTGCTGACGCCCTAGCGTCAGAGCCCAGGAGGTCGGTGGGCCGCAGGCTCGCCGACCTCTTCCACGGCCGCCCCCGCCTGCAGGTCGGCAGCCTGCTGGCCGGCCCGCTGGGCTGGCTGGTGATCCTGTACCTCGGGTCACTGGGCGTGATGCTCATCGCCGCGTTCTGGAGCGTCGACGCGCTCAGCGGTGAGATCTCCCACACCTTCAGCACGGACAACTTTCAGACGCTGATCGACGATTCCGTCTACCGGGACGTCGCTCAGCGAACAGTCCTGATCGCGGCTCTCGTCACCCTCACCGACGCGCTGCTCGCGTTTCCGATCGCCTTCTACATGGCAAAGGTCGCGAGCCCGCGGATGAAGGGGACGCTCGTGGTGGCGATCCTGATGCCCCTCTGGTCGTTCTACCTGGTCAAGGTCTATGCCTGGCAGACGATGCTCTCGGCC comes from the Solirubrobacterales bacterium genome and includes:
- a CDS encoding ABC transporter ATP-binding protein, which produces MRKTYGEVVAVAGVDLEIPRGEFFTLLGPSGSGKTTTLRMIAGFEEPDAGSVELAGRDVSRLAPYDREVNTVFQDYALFPHMTVAENVEYGMRVRKVARSERATRATQALEMVRLSGYGSRKPGELSGGQRQRVALARAIVNRPRVLLLDEPLGALDLKLREQMQVELKGIQNEVRITFIYVTHDQDEALTMSDRIAVFNKGRIEQVGVPAEIYERPATRFVTGFVGVSNLLERDGRRFTVRPEKIRLLESTEKVDGLHTERGVIRDVAYAGMITRYLVQLDEGGELQVVRQNLETSSAEALGQRGRQVTVGWRPEQAVAVQDEKRREEFQ
- a CDS encoding ABC transporter substrate-binding protein, which produces MREGLDRHPARVAWLIAAGLIMAMVGVGCGDDDNGGGGEELQSVGKGEGKLALLAWVGYVEDGSTSSKVDWVTPFEKQTGCQTSVKVFNTSDEAVQLMRTGQYDGVSASGNGSARLVDGGDVDPVNVDLVPNYETVFDDLKDQPYNTFDGTHYGIPHGRGANLLVWNTDDVTPGPKSWDVILDPNKAANYKGQISVYDDPIYIADAAVYLKAHQPDLGIENPYELNEEQFNAAVDLLKQQHPNVGEYWTNALKQITSYTNGDVVVGTSWQYQYFTLLADGQPVAASPASQGFVPDEGATGWSDTWMISSQAEHPNCMYKWMDWVISPQVNAEIAQWFGEAPAQSKSCETSTLTAAAKNIGLAPDPKFCDNYHAADPAFWERVYYWNTPVSDCATVDQKAHSDQAGSGDDCKDYNDWLQAWTQIKG